A genomic region of Limnohabitans curvus contains the following coding sequences:
- the rpoD gene encoding RNA polymerase sigma factor RpoD → MPVDRKSKKPAKPVAKTVAKPVSKKPAPAAPKAAAKPPVKAAVKAVTKPTAKPVAKTAAKPAAKPATKAKSVPASKSKTTAKTTKAEDTKKKTSAVEAHAPKAAAKKAPAKKATKAKGKKAGADDEDLGDIEADLEGEPVVEAGAEKVKPLRMKISKAKERALMKEFGLDETVLSEEDMQKRRSRLKTLIKLGKTRGYLTHGEISDHLPDKLVDAETLEVVISMLNDMGVAVYEHTPDAETLLLNNNTPTAATEEEAEEEAEAALSTVDSEFGRTTDPVRMYMREMGTVELLTREGEIEIAKRIEGGLMDMMAAISGSPATIAAVLVMAEDIRENKVVISTIVDGFNNLNEADDYVAEEDFDEFDEEDDDDGKGGSKALTKKLEELKNAALERFDRMIVLFEKLRKTYDKEGYGTPAYVKAQTALTTELMGIRFTAKTIEKLCESVRSQVDDVRKNERELRRIIVDKCGMPQATFIKDFPPNLLNLKWVEKQAAAGKPWSTTMGRYIPPVQDLQQKLMDLQSRVVVPLEQLKDINKRMNAGERSSRGAKKEMIEANLRLVISIAKKYTNRGLQFLDLIQEGNIGLMKAVDKFEYRRGYKFSTYATWWIRQAITRSIADQARTIRIPVHMIETINKMNRISRQHLQEFGFEPDASVLAEKMEIPEDKIRKIMKIAKEPISMETPIGDDDDSHLGDFIEDSVNTAPIEAAMQAGLRDVVKDILDGLTPREAKVLRMRFGIEMASDHTLEEVGKQFDVTRERIRQIEAKALRKLKHPSRSDKLRSFIDTM, encoded by the coding sequence ATGCCCGTTGACCGCAAGTCCAAGAAGCCTGCCAAACCTGTGGCCAAGACGGTTGCTAAACCTGTGAGCAAAAAGCCAGCACCTGCTGCGCCCAAAGCAGCAGCCAAGCCCCCCGTCAAAGCCGCGGTCAAAGCAGTTACTAAGCCAACCGCAAAACCCGTTGCAAAAACAGCTGCCAAACCGGCAGCCAAGCCAGCAACGAAAGCCAAGTCAGTGCCCGCATCGAAATCAAAAACAACTGCTAAGACAACCAAAGCAGAAGACACCAAGAAAAAAACTTCGGCCGTAGAAGCCCATGCGCCAAAAGCAGCGGCCAAAAAAGCCCCAGCTAAAAAAGCCACCAAAGCCAAAGGCAAAAAAGCCGGGGCTGATGACGAAGACCTCGGCGACATCGAAGCCGACCTCGAAGGCGAACCTGTCGTCGAAGCCGGTGCAGAAAAAGTCAAACCCCTGCGCATGAAAATCAGCAAGGCCAAAGAACGTGCCTTGATGAAAGAATTCGGTTTGGACGAAACCGTGCTGTCTGAAGAAGACATGCAAAAGCGTCGCTCACGTCTGAAGACCCTGATCAAACTCGGGAAGACACGTGGCTACCTGACGCACGGCGAAATTTCTGACCACTTACCCGACAAGCTGGTCGATGCTGAAACACTCGAAGTGGTGATCAGCATGTTGAACGACATGGGCGTGGCTGTTTACGAACACACCCCTGATGCAGAAACCCTGCTGCTCAACAACAACACCCCAACGGCTGCGACCGAAGAAGAAGCAGAAGAAGAAGCCGAAGCCGCTTTGTCCACTGTGGACAGCGAATTCGGCCGCACCACCGACCCCGTGCGCATGTACATGCGCGAAATGGGCACGGTCGAGTTGCTGACCCGCGAAGGTGAAATTGAAATTGCCAAGCGCATCGAAGGCGGCTTGATGGACATGATGGCTGCGATCAGCGGCTCACCAGCGACCATCGCTGCTGTGCTGGTCATGGCCGAAGACATTCGTGAAAACAAAGTCGTCATCTCCACCATCGTGGACGGTTTCAACAACCTGAACGAAGCCGACGACTATGTGGCCGAAGAAGACTTTGACGAATTTGACGAAGAAGATGACGATGACGGCAAAGGTGGCTCGAAGGCTCTGACCAAGAAACTGGAAGAGCTGAAGAACGCCGCCTTGGAGCGTTTCGACCGCATGATTGTGTTGTTTGAAAAACTCCGCAAAACCTACGACAAAGAAGGCTACGGCACCCCTGCTTATGTGAAAGCACAAACGGCTTTGACCACCGAGTTGATGGGCATTCGCTTCACCGCTAAAACCATTGAAAAGTTGTGCGAATCTGTGCGCAGCCAAGTGGATGATGTGCGTAAAAACGAACGCGAACTGCGCCGCATCATCGTGGACAAGTGCGGCATGCCACAAGCCACCTTCATCAAAGACTTCCCACCCAACTTGCTCAACCTCAAGTGGGTTGAGAAGCAAGCTGCTGCTGGCAAGCCATGGTCAACCACCATGGGCCGCTACATCCCACCCGTCCAAGACTTGCAGCAAAAGCTGATGGACTTGCAGTCCCGCGTGGTTGTGCCTTTGGAGCAACTCAAAGACATCAACAAGCGCATGAACGCCGGCGAACGCAGCTCACGCGGTGCGAAGAAAGAAATGATCGAAGCCAACTTGCGTTTGGTCATTTCGATTGCCAAGAAATACACCAACCGCGGTTTGCAGTTCCTCGACTTGATCCAAGAAGGCAACATCGGTTTGATGAAAGCCGTGGACAAGTTTGAATACCGTCGCGGCTACAAGTTCTCGACTTACGCCACTTGGTGGATTCGCCAAGCCATCACGCGTTCCATCGCGGATCAAGCGCGCACCATCCGCATTCCTGTGCACATGATCGAGACCATCAACAAGATGAACCGCATCAGCCGCCAACACTTGCAAGAGTTTGGTTTCGAGCCCGATGCCAGCGTCTTGGCCGAGAAGATGGAAATTCCAGAAGACAAGATCCGCAAGATCATGAAGATCGCCAAAGAGCCAATCTCGATGGAAACACCGATCGGTGACGACGACGACAGCCACTTGGGCGACTTCATCGAAGACAGCGTCAACACCGCGCCTATCGAAGCCGCCATGCAAGCGGGCTTGCGCGATGTGGTGAAAGACATCTTGGATGGTCTGACCCCACGCGAAGCCAAAGTGCTGCGCATGCGCTTTGGTATCGAAATGGCCAGCGACCACACCTTAGAAGAAGTGGGCAAACAGTTTGACGTCACGCGCGAGCGCATCCGTCAAATCGAAGCCAAGGCTTTGCGCAAGTTGAAGCACCCCAGCCGCAGCGACAAACTGCGCAGCTTCATCGACACGATGTAA
- the dnaG gene encoding DNA primase has product MAIPQHFIQELLARVDVVEVVGRYVQLKKGGANFMGLCPFHGEKSPSFSVSPAKQFFHCFGCGKNGNAIGFLMEHAGMTFVEAVKDLAQNVGMQVPEDDASPQDRERAAQQRQKQATLTDVLEKAGESFRKHLRNSPKAIEYFKGRGLSGEIAKQFGLGYAPEGWRSLASVFPDYQDPLLAESGLVIVNQEDGEEEKRYDRFRDRVMFPIRNVKGECIGFGGRVLFEGTPKYLNSPETPVFSKGRELYGLFEARNALRDAGYVLVTEGYMDVVALAQLGFPNAVATLGTACTTDHVQKLFRFTDNVVFSFDGDSAGRRAARKALDGALPYATDVRSVKFLFLPAEHDPDSYIREFGKEAFAHCVTEAMPLSRFLIEVAREGCDLHTAEGRAHMASNAKPMWMALPDGALKRQLLSEIAELADLGNHELQDLWMPAAPAAAPTRTGEFKKSSKFKPRESYAPKTYKRGTRLIPQGRADHAARVLLSHMDLWEDLSTEDHNLLCELAPPHGPLFVWLDHQHHEHGNQAWGALREGLREHESEDLALRVMASAFTPLLDDEGKPMPESLTPEQQHKEAGLELRGILNKILFESLDAQMKEAIAEAAADPTAMQRYKALFERRKQLGLIPQKLVESQD; this is encoded by the coding sequence ATGGCCATCCCCCAGCACTTCATCCAAGAACTCCTCGCCCGCGTCGACGTGGTCGAGGTGGTGGGCCGCTATGTGCAGCTCAAAAAGGGCGGGGCCAACTTCATGGGGCTGTGCCCGTTCCACGGCGAGAAGTCGCCCTCGTTTTCGGTGAGTCCCGCCAAACAGTTTTTTCATTGCTTTGGGTGCGGCAAAAACGGCAATGCGATTGGCTTCTTGATGGAGCACGCGGGCATGACCTTCGTCGAAGCGGTGAAAGACTTGGCGCAAAACGTCGGCATGCAAGTGCCCGAAGACGACGCCTCGCCGCAAGACCGCGAGCGTGCGGCGCAGCAACGCCAAAAACAAGCCACGCTCACCGACGTGTTAGAAAAAGCAGGCGAATCATTTCGCAAGCATTTGCGCAACTCACCCAAAGCGATTGAGTATTTCAAAGGCCGTGGCCTGAGTGGCGAGATCGCCAAACAATTTGGCCTGGGCTACGCGCCTGAAGGTTGGCGCAGCTTGGCCAGTGTGTTCCCCGACTACCAAGACCCGCTGCTCGCAGAGAGTGGCTTGGTCATCGTGAACCAAGAAGACGGCGAAGAAGAAAAACGCTACGACCGTTTCCGCGACCGCGTGATGTTCCCCATCCGCAACGTCAAGGGCGAGTGCATTGGCTTTGGTGGCCGCGTGTTGTTTGAAGGCACACCCAAGTACCTCAACTCGCCAGAAACGCCGGTGTTCAGCAAAGGCCGCGAGTTGTATGGCTTGTTTGAAGCCCGCAACGCGCTGCGCGACGCGGGCTATGTGCTGGTGACCGAAGGCTACATGGACGTGGTGGCCTTGGCGCAGCTGGGCTTTCCCAACGCGGTGGCCACTCTGGGCACGGCCTGCACGACCGACCACGTGCAAAAACTGTTTCGCTTCACCGACAACGTGGTGTTCAGTTTTGACGGCGACAGCGCAGGTCGCCGCGCCGCACGCAAAGCGCTGGATGGCGCGCTGCCTTACGCCACCGATGTGCGCAGCGTGAAGTTTTTGTTCTTGCCCGCTGAGCACGACCCCGACAGCTACATCCGCGAATTTGGCAAAGAAGCCTTTGCCCACTGCGTGACCGAAGCCATGCCACTGAGCCGCTTTCTCATTGAAGTGGCCCGCGAAGGTTGCGACTTGCACACGGCGGAAGGCCGCGCGCATATGGCCAGCAATGCCAAGCCCATGTGGATGGCCCTGCCAGATGGTGCGCTTAAGCGTCAGTTGCTCAGCGAAATCGCCGAGCTGGCCGATCTAGGCAACCACGAGCTGCAAGACCTGTGGATGCCCGCGGCCCCTGCTGCTGCGCCTACACGCACGGGCGAATTTAAAAAATCATCCAAATTCAAACCCCGCGAGTCCTACGCGCCCAAAACCTACAAGCGCGGCACACGCCTGATTCCCCAAGGCCGCGCCGACCACGCGGCGCGTGTGCTGCTCTCGCACATGGACTTGTGGGAAGACCTGTCCACCGAAGACCACAACCTCTTGTGCGAGCTGGCCCCACCTCACGGCCCACTGTTTGTGTGGCTGGACCACCAACACCACGAACACGGCAACCAAGCCTGGGGCGCGCTGCGTGAAGGCCTGCGCGAGCATGAATCAGAAGACCTGGCCCTGCGCGTGATGGCCTCAGCCTTCACGCCCTTGCTGGACGACGAAGGCAAGCCCATGCCCGAAAGCCTAACGCCAGAGCAACAACACAAAGAAGCAGGCCTAGAGCTGCGCGGCATCTTGAACAAAATTTTGTTTGAAAGCTTAGACGCGCAAATGAAAGAGGCCATCGCTGAAGCTGCCGCTGACCCCACGGCCATGCAGCGCTACAAAGCCCTGTTTGAGCGGCGCAAACAGCTGGGCCTAATCCCGCAGAAATTGGTCGAAAGCCAAGACTGA
- a CDS encoding 3-hydroxyacyl-CoA dehydrogenase: MDINGKVFIVTGAASGLGEGTARALAAKGGLVVIADMQADKGEAVAKEIGGAFVKCDVSNEADGQAVVAKAVSLGKLMGLVNCAGVAPAEKTVGKNGAHALSSFTRTITINLVGSFNMIRLASEAMCHNEPEATGERGVLISTASVAAYDGQIGQAAYSASKGGIVGMTLPIARDLARNGIRNMTIAPGIMGTPMLFGMPQEVQDALAAGVPFPSRLGTPQDYAKLALHIFENDLLNGEVIRLDGAIRLAPK, from the coding sequence ATGGACATCAACGGCAAAGTTTTCATCGTCACCGGCGCGGCATCGGGCTTGGGCGAAGGCACGGCACGTGCATTGGCAGCCAAGGGCGGCCTTGTGGTCATCGCCGACATGCAAGCCGACAAAGGCGAAGCCGTGGCCAAAGAAATTGGCGGCGCCTTTGTGAAATGTGATGTGAGCAACGAAGCCGATGGCCAAGCCGTAGTCGCCAAAGCCGTCTCTTTAGGCAAGCTCATGGGCTTGGTCAACTGCGCAGGCGTGGCTCCTGCCGAAAAAACCGTCGGCAAAAACGGTGCGCATGCATTGAGCAGCTTCACCCGCACCATCACCATCAACTTGGTGGGCAGCTTCAACATGATTCGCTTGGCCTCTGAAGCCATGTGCCACAACGAACCCGAAGCCACTGGCGAGCGTGGTGTCTTGATCTCTACCGCGTCTGTCGCAGCCTACGATGGCCAAATTGGCCAAGCCGCTTACAGCGCCTCCAAAGGCGGCATCGTGGGCATGACCCTGCCCATCGCCCGCGACCTGGCACGCAACGGCATTCGCAACATGACCATCGCCCCCGGCATCATGGGCACACCCATGCTCTTTGGCATGCCCCAAGAAGTGCAAGACGCACTGGCGGCAGGCGTGCCCTTCCCTTCACGCTTAGGCACCCCACAGGACTACGCCAAGCTGGCCTTGCACATTTTTGAGAACGATTTGCTCAATGGCGAAGTGATTCGTTTGGATGGTGCGATTCGTTTGGCACCGAAATAA
- a CDS encoding patatin-like phospholipase family protein, which yields MNLRLLFAASSARAWVLALSLAVLAGCSSRGPLAPTESGQPETPVAKRVPKFGLALGGGAARGFAHVGVIQVLEEAGIKPDLVVGTSAGSVVAAFYASGKDGAQLQKAAETMEEATITDWTVPLLGRGMMRGDGLARYVNKQTGGRRIEELKMPLGIVATDLKTGDGILFQRGDVGTAVRASSSVPSVFEPVRIGSREFVDGGLVSPVPVRYARQMGAEYVLAIDISSPPESGKTGDMFDILMQTFTIMGKSINSFELREADLVVRPALNDVGSADFKSRRRSIEAGRAAMLQALPKLKIALAGQ from the coding sequence ATGAATTTGCGTTTGTTGTTTGCAGCGTCCAGCGCGCGTGCTTGGGTGTTGGCATTGAGTTTGGCTGTGTTGGCCGGCTGTTCTTCGCGCGGGCCTTTGGCGCCCACAGAAAGCGGCCAACCAGAAACGCCTGTGGCCAAACGTGTGCCCAAGTTTGGCTTGGCCTTGGGCGGCGGTGCGGCGCGTGGCTTTGCGCACGTGGGTGTGATTCAGGTGTTGGAAGAAGCGGGCATCAAGCCCGACTTGGTGGTGGGCACCTCGGCCGGTAGCGTGGTGGCCGCGTTTTATGCCAGTGGCAAAGACGGCGCGCAGTTGCAAAAAGCAGCAGAAACCATGGAAGAAGCCACCATCACTGACTGGACTGTGCCTTTGCTCGGGCGCGGCATGATGCGCGGCGATGGGTTAGCCCGTTACGTCAACAAGCAAACGGGTGGTCGTCGCATTGAAGAACTGAAGATGCCTTTAGGAATCGTGGCCACCGATTTAAAAACCGGCGATGGCATTTTGTTCCAGCGCGGCGATGTGGGCACGGCGGTGCGCGCGTCTAGTTCGGTGCCTTCGGTGTTTGAGCCAGTGCGCATTGGCAGCCGAGAGTTTGTAGATGGTGGCTTGGTGTCGCCTGTGCCTGTGCGTTACGCGCGTCAGATGGGGGCCGAGTACGTGTTGGCCATCGACATTTCTAGCCCCCCCGAGTCTGGCAAAACGGGCGACATGTTTGACATCTTGATGCAGACTTTCACCATCATGGGCAAAAGCATCAACAGCTTCGAACTGCGCGAGGCTGACCTGGTGGTGCGCCCTGCTTTGAACGATGTGGGCAGCGCCGACTTCAAATCCCGTCGCCGGTCCATTGAAGCAGGCCGTGCTGCCATGTTGCAAGCTTTGCCCAAGCTCAAAATCGCTTTGGCTGGGCAATAA
- a CDS encoding phasin family protein, whose protein sequence is MINVEQIAATNKANLDNLFGLSNKAFTGVEKMVELNLTAGRAALAESAAHAQAVMGVKDAQELIALQTSFLQPLAEKSAAYSRHIYDIAQGTGADLTKGFEGKAAEGQQAVQAYIESALKNAPAGSEQAVAFFKQAVTASNTAVESVQKAVKQAADLAESHIQTATETAVKASKSAAKKR, encoded by the coding sequence ATGATCAACGTCGAACAAATCGCCGCCACCAACAAAGCCAACTTGGACAACCTGTTCGGTTTGTCAAACAAGGCCTTCACTGGCGTTGAAAAAATGGTTGAACTCAACCTCACCGCTGGCCGCGCCGCTTTGGCCGAGTCTGCTGCACACGCACAAGCCGTGATGGGCGTGAAAGACGCACAAGAATTGATCGCTTTGCAAACCAGCTTCTTGCAGCCTTTGGCTGAGAAGTCTGCTGCTTACAGCCGCCACATTTATGACATCGCTCAAGGCACTGGCGCTGACCTGACCAAAGGCTTCGAAGGCAAAGCCGCTGAAGGCCAACAAGCGGTCCAGGCTTACATTGAATCTGCTTTGAAAAACGCACCTGCTGGCTCTGAGCAAGCTGTGGCTTTCTTCAAGCAAGCCGTGACTGCCAGCAACACCGCTGTGGAATCTGTACAAAAAGCCGTCAAGCAAGCTGCTGACTTGGCCGAATCACACATCCAAACAGCCACTGAAACAGCTGTGAAAGCTTCAAAAAGCGCTGCTAAGAAGCGTTAA
- a CDS encoding histone deacetylase family protein codes for MRAFYSDQFVLPLPPGHRFPMAKYRLLRERLGADVPDVELAAAEPASDGELALVHTPSYIQSVVQGTLSDAQQKEIGFPWTPAMVERSRRSAGATVMAARTALFGGQGVSANLAGGTHHAYADKGSGFCVFNDAAVATRLMQAEWGRVHKQPLKVAIIDLDVHQGNGTARIFERDAQVFTLSMHGARNFPFDKEASDLDIELPDGCDDAAYLEALEHALTELEARFDPGLVIYLAGADPHEGDRLGRLSLSFDGLEARDRRVFDWAWSKRIPLAFSMAGGYGRDMTDTVQVQINTYRVAYAYWRRWQNLTKDLNQEKETHP; via the coding sequence ATGCGCGCTTTTTATTCGGACCAATTCGTACTGCCCTTGCCGCCCGGCCACCGCTTTCCCATGGCCAAGTACCGCCTGCTGCGCGAGCGTTTGGGAGCCGATGTGCCTGACGTTGAGCTGGCAGCAGCCGAACCCGCCAGTGATGGCGAGCTGGCGTTGGTTCATACGCCCAGCTACATCCAATCTGTCGTGCAGGGCACGTTGAGTGATGCTCAGCAAAAAGAAATAGGCTTTCCATGGACACCGGCGATGGTCGAGCGCTCACGCCGCTCGGCAGGCGCCACGGTGATGGCCGCTCGCACCGCCTTGTTTGGCGGGCAGGGCGTGTCGGCCAACCTCGCTGGCGGCACGCACCACGCGTATGCCGACAAAGGCAGCGGTTTTTGTGTGTTCAATGATGCGGCGGTGGCCACACGCCTGATGCAGGCTGAGTGGGGGCGTGTGCACAAGCAGCCTTTGAAAGTCGCCATCATTGATTTGGATGTGCACCAAGGCAACGGTACAGCGCGCATCTTTGAGCGCGATGCGCAGGTGTTCACCCTGTCCATGCACGGGGCGCGTAACTTTCCGTTTGACAAAGAAGCCAGCGATTTGGACATTGAACTGCCCGATGGCTGTGACGATGCGGCTTATTTAGAGGCGCTGGAACACGCCTTGACTGAGCTAGAGGCCCGCTTTGACCCAGGCTTGGTGATTTACCTCGCCGGGGCAGACCCGCACGAGGGCGACCGCCTGGGGCGCTTGAGCCTGAGCTTTGATGGCTTAGAGGCCCGTGACCGCCGAGTCTTCGACTGGGCGTGGTCCAAACGCATTCCCTTGGCGTTTTCAATGGCAGGTGGGTATGGCCGTGACATGACAGACACCGTGCAGGTGCAAATCAACACCTACCGTGTCGCCTATGCGTACTGGCGACGCTGGCAAAATCTGACCAAAGATCTAAATCAAGAAAAGGAGACTCACCCATGA
- a CDS encoding nitroreductase, with translation MTNSNVAAVDQAITSRMSARAFTQQAVSRELITDILQVASRAPSGTNTQPWKVYVLQGATRDALVDKVCAAHEAIRANPDVAKQYQEQYDYYPAQWVSPYIDRRRENGWSLYGLLGIGKADKDRMHEQQQRNFKFFDAPVGLMFTIDPIMGRGSMLDYGMFIQNIMVAARARGLHTCPQAAWNAFHSIILPHINAGEGEMLVCGMSLGYADETDKVNTLVTPRVPVDEFTHWVA, from the coding sequence ATGACAAATTCAAACGTGGCCGCCGTAGACCAAGCCATCACCTCACGCATGTCAGCGCGTGCCTTCACGCAACAAGCCGTGTCGCGCGAACTCATCACAGACATTTTGCAAGTGGCCAGTCGCGCGCCATCGGGCACCAACACCCAGCCTTGGAAGGTCTATGTGTTGCAAGGTGCCACACGTGATGCTTTGGTTGACAAAGTGTGCGCCGCTCACGAGGCCATTCGCGCCAACCCCGATGTGGCCAAGCAATACCAAGAGCAATACGACTATTACCCCGCGCAATGGGTCAGCCCCTACATCGACCGTCGCCGTGAAAACGGTTGGAGCCTGTATGGCTTGTTGGGCATCGGCAAAGCCGACAAAGACCGCATGCATGAACAACAGCAACGCAACTTCAAGTTCTTTGATGCACCTGTGGGTTTGATGTTCACCATCGACCCCATCATGGGCCGCGGTTCGATGTTGGACTACGGCATGTTCATTCAAAACATCATGGTGGCTGCGCGTGCGCGTGGTTTGCACACCTGCCCCCAAGCGGCTTGGAACGCGTTTCACAGCATCATCTTGCCGCATATCAACGCGGGCGAGGGCGAGATGCTTGTGTGTGGTATGTCGTTGGGCTATGCCGACGAAACAGATAAGGTCAACACCTTAGTCACACCGCGTGTGCCCGTGGATGAGTTCACCCATTGGGTGGCCTAA
- the pncB gene encoding nicotinate phosphoribosyltransferase — protein MIITSLLDTDLYKFTMMQAVLHQFPSAQVSYKFKCRNPGVQLAPYVQEIRDEIRSLCSLQFQDAELAWLRSLRFIKSDFVDFLGLFRLNEKYIQVNALSNGEIDISIQGPWLHTILFEIPVLAIVNEVYFRNTQKVPDFLEGRKRLDQKIQALHAERLSDLKIADYGTRRRFSKAWHEEILRVLISRLGTGSEGQFAGTSNALFAMKLGLTPLGTMAHEYLQACQALGPRLRDSQVFGFETWAREYRGDLGIALSDVYGIEPFLRDFDMYFCKLFDGARHDSGDPFTWGERMIEHYRNNRVDPMTKTLIFSDGLTIEKIIALYQQFRGRCQLAFGIGTNLTNDLGYEPLQIVIKMTQCNGQPVAKLSDTPSKNMCQDEKYLAYLRQVFDIAQPA, from the coding sequence ATGATCATCACCAGCCTGCTCGACACCGACCTTTATAAATTCACCATGATGCAGGCTGTGCTGCATCAGTTTCCCAGTGCGCAGGTGTCGTACAAGTTCAAGTGCCGCAATCCGGGTGTGCAGCTGGCGCCGTACGTGCAGGAAATTCGTGACGAAATTCGCTCGCTGTGCAGCTTGCAGTTCCAAGACGCTGAGTTGGCTTGGTTGCGTAGCCTGCGTTTCATCAAGAGCGACTTTGTGGATTTCTTGGGGCTGTTTCGCCTCAACGAAAAATACATTCAAGTGAATGCGCTCTCGAATGGCGAGATCGACATCAGCATCCAAGGCCCTTGGCTGCACACGATTTTGTTTGAGATTCCTGTGTTGGCCATCGTCAACGAGGTGTACTTTCGCAACACGCAAAAAGTGCCCGATTTCTTGGAAGGGCGCAAGCGCCTAGATCAAAAAATTCAAGCCTTGCACGCCGAGCGTTTAAGCGATTTGAAAATTGCCGACTACGGCACACGCCGCCGCTTTTCGAAAGCGTGGCATGAAGAAATTTTGCGCGTGTTGATTTCTCGTTTGGGCACGGGGTCTGAAGGGCAATTTGCTGGCACCAGCAACGCCTTGTTTGCCATGAAGCTTGGCCTCACGCCCTTGGGCACCATGGCGCATGAGTATTTACAAGCGTGCCAAGCTTTGGGCCCACGCTTGCGTGACAGCCAGGTGTTCGGTTTCGAAACGTGGGCGCGTGAATACCGTGGCGACTTAGGCATCGCGTTGAGCGATGTGTACGGCATTGAGCCGTTCTTGCGCGATTTCGACATGTACTTTTGCAAACTGTTCGATGGCGCGCGTCACGACAGTGGCGACCCCTTCACTTGGGGTGAGCGCATGATCGAGCATTACCGCAACAACCGCGTAGACCCGATGACCAAGACCTTGATTTTTTCAGATGGCCTCACCATCGAAAAAATCATCGCGTTGTACCAACAGTTCCGTGGCCGCTGCCAACTCGCGTTTGGCATTGGCACCAACTTGACCAATGACCTTGGCTACGAACCCTTGCAAATCGTCATCAAGATGACGCAGTGCAACGGCCAGCCGGTGGCCAAACTGTCGGACACGCCTTCCAAAAATATGTGCCAAGACGAAAAATACTTGGCCTATTTGCGCCAGGTGTTTGACATTGCACAGCCTGCTTGA
- the nhaD gene encoding sodium:proton antiporter NhaD, with amino-acid sequence MLTALVVVFVLAYAAIAFEHPIKINKSASALVGAGLLWTIYAVNTGDAHLVGEHLSESLISTAQIVFFLMGAMAIVEVVDAHNGFEVITSRIKTTQLSSLMWLVGFVTFFLSAILDNLTTTIVMVSLMKKLLDKREDRLFFAGIIIIAANAGGAWSPIGDVTTTMLWIGGQITALEIIKGLFLPSLVNLLVPLLVTSFLLKGQVVVPPVATVSDQFSHVTTAFERNLMFFLGLGILVAVPAFKTWTHLPPFMGVLFGLGILWLVGDLVHRQKDDEDKAHLSLTHALTRIDMPSIVFFVGILLSVATLEHTHILSNLAAWLDQAIGRQDVIVMIIGVVSAIVDNVPLVAASMGMYSLAQYPTDSFLWEFLAYCAGTGGSILIIGSAAGVAAMGLERIDFVWYVKKISGLALIGYFSGALFYIAEYALRH; translated from the coding sequence ATGCTGACTGCTCTGGTTGTTGTTTTCGTCTTGGCCTACGCGGCAATCGCGTTTGAGCATCCCATCAAAATCAACAAATCAGCTTCTGCCTTGGTGGGTGCTGGCTTGTTGTGGACGATCTATGCAGTCAATACGGGGGACGCGCATTTGGTTGGAGAGCACTTGAGCGAGTCACTCATCAGCACGGCACAGATCGTGTTTTTTTTGATGGGGGCCATGGCCATCGTTGAAGTGGTAGACGCGCACAACGGGTTTGAAGTCATCACCTCCCGCATTAAAACTACTCAACTGTCTAGCTTGATGTGGTTGGTGGGTTTTGTCACTTTCTTTTTGAGTGCCATTTTGGACAACTTGACGACCACGATTGTGATGGTGTCTTTGATGAAGAAGCTGCTCGACAAACGTGAAGACCGTTTGTTCTTTGCCGGCATCATCATCATTGCGGCTAATGCAGGTGGTGCTTGGTCACCCATTGGTGATGTGACCACCACCATGCTTTGGATTGGTGGCCAAATTACTGCTTTGGAAATCATCAAGGGCTTGTTCTTGCCGTCACTGGTGAACTTGTTGGTGCCGTTGTTGGTGACCAGCTTTTTGCTCAAAGGGCAAGTCGTTGTACCGCCGGTGGCCACTGTGTCCGACCAGTTTTCGCATGTCACCACCGCGTTTGAGCGCAACCTGATGTTCTTTTTAGGCTTGGGTATTTTGGTCGCAGTGCCAGCTTTCAAGACGTGGACACACTTGCCGCCTTTCATGGGCGTGCTGTTTGGCTTAGGTATTTTGTGGCTTGTGGGTGACTTGGTGCATCGCCAGAAAGACGATGAAGACAAAGCGCATTTGTCACTCACGCACGCACTCACGCGCATTGACATGCCATCGATTGTTTTCTTTGTCGGTATTTTGTTGTCGGTGGCCACGCTGGAGCACACACACATCCTGTCGAATTTGGCGGCTTGGCTTGATCAGGCCATTGGGCGTCAAGACGTGATCGTGATGATCATTGGCGTCGTCAGTGCCATCGTCGACAACGTGCCGCTGGTGGCCGCATCCATGGGGATGTACAGCTTGGCGCAATACCCCACCGATAGTTTCTTGTGGGAGTTCTTGGCTTATTGCGCAGGCACCGGCGGTTCGATATTGATCATCGGTTCTGCCGCAGGCGTTGCCGCCATGGGATTGGAGCGTATTGATTTCGTTTGGTACGTTAAAAAAATCAGCGGGTTGGCCTTGATCGGCTACTTTTCTGGTGCTCTGTTCTATATCGCTGAGTACGCGCTCAGGCATTAA